In the Acidobacteriota bacterium genome, CCCGCTCACTCTACTCCAGGTACATTGGAAATTGAGATCCCGGCCGGGGCCTGACGGACCCGACCGCAATGTCCCGGACGAACCCCGCCACGGTGAGACCGGGAGATCGCCGGCAGCCACCATCTACCATGATCTATCTGGACAACGCAGCCACCAGCTTCCCCAAGCCGGAGGCCGTCTATCGGGAATTGCAGGACTACTTGCGCCGCGATGGCGCTAACCCCGGCAGAGCCGGACACCAATGGGCAGTACGGGTGGAAAAGACCATGGATGACACCCGCAACCTGCTGGCCCGCTTTTTTGGAATGGATGATCACCGTCGGGTCATCTTCACCCTCAACGGAACCGACTCCCTCAACATGGCCATCAAGGGCGTGATTCGGCCCGGAGACCACGTGGTCACCAGTTTGCTGGAGCACAATTCGGTCTCCCGCCCCTTGAAACAACTGGAAAGCGACGGCAGCATCACCCTGACCCAACTGCCCTTCTCCCGGGAGGGGTTCGTCGACCCCGAAGACTTTCGCAGGGCATTAACCCCGCAGACGCGGCTGGTGGTGCTGCTGCACGCCTCCAATGTCCTGGGAACCCTGCAACCGATTGCCGAGGTCGGCAGGATCTGCCGCCGACACGAAGCGCTGTTTCTGGTGGATGCGGCCCAGACCGCCGGAGTCGTCCCCATCGACATGCAGGCCATGCAGATCGACCTGCTGGCTTTTCCGGGCCACAAGGCCCTGTTCGGTCCGCCCGGCATCGGAGTCCTGTTGGTGGGCCACCGGGCCGAGCTGCTCCCCTGGAGGGAAGGCGGGACCGGTTTCGATTCGGAAGATCCCCTGCAGCCCCGGCGGTTTCCCCATCTTCTGGAGGGAGGGACACCCAACACCCTGGGCGTGGCGGCGTTGAGAGCGGGCCTGCGCTTTGTGACCGGCCAGGGCTTGGACAGCATTCGAGATCACGAGCAGCGCCTGCTGGCTCGATTGACCGAATCCCTCAGGGACAATCCCAAGATCTGCCTTTACGGCTCCCTGGATCCGCACCGCCGGGTGGGTTCGGTGGCGCTCAACCGGGAGGGCTACACCTCCTCGGAGGTAGGAGCGATCCTGGACAACTCGTTTGAAATCGCCGTCCGGCCCGGCCTGCACTGTGCCCCCTACCTTCACCGGCACCTGGGCACGGTACCCGATGGAGCCGTCCGGATCAGCCCGGGATATTTCAGCACCGAGGAAGATGTCGATCGCTGCCTCTCAGCCTTGGAGCAACTGTGATGCGGGGAGATCCAAGGCGAACTCGATCCGGGCATCAGGCCCGGGTGACGCGGGAGTACGACAGGGTAATGAAAGGGTTCTACACGGAAGCCGGACAATGACCAGGAAATTGCGCGCGGCGGTTCT is a window encoding:
- a CDS encoding aminotransferase class V-fold PLP-dependent enzyme, with the protein product MIYLDNAATSFPKPEAVYRELQDYLRRDGANPGRAGHQWAVRVEKTMDDTRNLLARFFGMDDHRRVIFTLNGTDSLNMAIKGVIRPGDHVVTSLLEHNSVSRPLKQLESDGSITLTQLPFSREGFVDPEDFRRALTPQTRLVVLLHASNVLGTLQPIAEVGRICRRHEALFLVDAAQTAGVVPIDMQAMQIDLLAFPGHKALFGPPGIGVLLVGHRAELLPWREGGTGFDSEDPLQPRRFPHLLEGGTPNTLGVAALRAGLRFVTGQGLDSIRDHEQRLLARLTESLRDNPKICLYGSLDPHRRVGSVALNREGYTSSEVGAILDNSFEIAVRPGLHCAPYLHRHLGTVPDGAVRISPGYFSTEEDVDRCLSALEQL